A window of Nicotiana sylvestris chromosome 8, ASM39365v2, whole genome shotgun sequence genomic DNA:
AAGACTTAGTTTTCCTGAGAAAGAGTATCTGCGGAAGTACCTATCTCACTGCAAAGATAGAATGTACATGTTGAACAAAGATTACCATCTAATGTCTTCAGAAGGCAATATCAGATCAAAGAACCTACTTATTCACTGCTATACCAACTCCTACCTAAGTGAGTACCCTCAGCTTGCTTTAACTTTTGTAACTTGCAAGAGAAAAATCCGACACTTCAGCAAATTCTTCATAGCAACCAGTGGCCAACTACAAGCTATACCAGTTTGACTTCTGCACTTCACATTTTAAACCAGAATAGGGTTCTCGTTATCTTCCATCTTAATAGGTGACACAGGCAATGCTCCCTCATCCTCACCACACCCGTTATTCCCGATCAAAACCCTAACTTCCTTTTCGCAATTACCCTTCGTTAAACTCTTGATACCCTTATCATTCCGATTCAATACATCCCAGAAAAAGTCAGTTAACACACTCTCATAATTCGGCATCTTTGCATACCCAGGGAAATAGTTAATATCAATGACAAGATATCTATTTCCAACTCTATTATCCCTAATCACATCAAAGTTAAAAAGATGCAATTTCGTTGCCCGCCTAAGTCCCCTAGCTATATCAGTAAGAAAACTCAAAGGGGGCAATTCTGCATCATCCAAATTCATCAATTTGTAGTATTTATCATCATTCTTTTCACAAGTATTCAAATTAGAAACCTGCGAAAACGACAAGTAACTCTCTAATCTCCCTAAATTATCCTCCGTCACATCAGGTAATGACTTCCTCTTGACACATTTCACATAATCACCAACCACATACACCTTAAAAATCACTGCCCCGTGATTCACAAACTCCTGTAACACAATGGGCGGCTTCAATTTTCGTAGCCCATCTTTGTTAAACACAAGCAACATTTTATGTGACTTTGCACTTCCATCAGCCACTAATGGTTTCGCAATCACAGGAAATTTCAACCCTTCATTTTCAAGGTATAAAGCCGACACCATTTTCGCATCGTATATTACAGTCTGCTTAGGAATCCCAAACGACGCCATTTGGCCATCGATCTCGAGCTCCGTCACAACCTGAAGCATCGAAATCCGATTGTGCAACCGCTCAATCGATTCCGGCGAGTCGATTATGAGCGCGTGAGGGTTTTGGGAAGCGTAGTCCTTCAACTGACGCTTCCAATCGTCGCCGTAGAGTTTGTGGAGCACGCAATCGAACGGTCCTTGATCAATCAACGGCTTATCTGTATCGATTTTGATGAGATCGATTCCTCGTTCCTTCGCGAGGTTGACGAGGGATAGTTGAATGAAACTGGCTCGTTTCTTTGGAGCCAGCGCGTATCCCACACCGTATCTCTTCATTGGCTCCTCCATTGATAATGGATAACCCGATATCTGACCCGGTTACTATTAT
This region includes:
- the LOC104230155 gene encoding inositol-tetrakisphosphate 1-kinase 1-like; this translates as MEEPMKRYGVGYALAPKKRASFIQLSLVNLAKERGIDLIKIDTDKPLIDQGPFDCVLHKLYGDDWKRQLKDYASQNPHALIIDSPESIERLHNRISMLQVVTELEIDGQMASFGIPKQTVIYDAKMVSALYLENEGLKFPVIAKPLVADGSAKSHKMLLVFNKDGLRKLKPPIVLQEFVNHGAVIFKVYVVGDYVKCVKRKSLPDVTEDNLGRLESYLSFSQVSNLNTCEKNDDKYYKLMNLDDAELPPLSFLTDIARGLRRATKLHLFNFDVIRDNRVGNRYLVIDINYFPGYAKMPNYESVLTDFFWDVLNRNDKGIKSLTKGNCEKEVRVLIGNNGCGEDEGALPVSPIKMEDNENPILV